The following are from one region of the Cyanobium gracile PCC 6307 genome:
- a CDS encoding tetratricopeptide repeat protein has product MGRRFWRLFSSLCLAMPLTATPLVGYALPARALVPFVYLPQEKELEGAGLGIAQAAARLLRLGQAEDAARLAELTVRLLPQDPRGWVLLAEAELRSNQMEKAKVALARAKELDPNNAGIWFAEGSLALRDGKPQDAIGLLRRGLELDSKNAGAYFDLGNAQILLGNTQEALGSFERASGLRKDFWEAINNQGLVLYESGRTADAIGRWQRVLKIKPDIAETSLALAAALFERGPAERAQALKLAETALAEEPNYVKETFQKEQLWGPKLRAVTAQLLALPELKAAVERALANATDGDGGSSDES; this is encoded by the coding sequence GTGGGCCGGCGGTTCTGGCGACTGTTCTCCTCCCTCTGCCTGGCCATGCCGCTGACGGCCACCCCCCTGGTGGGCTATGCCCTGCCGGCGCGGGCCCTGGTGCCGTTCGTGTACCTGCCGCAGGAGAAGGAGCTGGAGGGGGCGGGGCTGGGCATCGCCCAGGCGGCGGCGCGGCTGCTGCGCCTCGGCCAGGCGGAGGATGCGGCCCGGCTGGCGGAACTGACGGTGCGGCTGCTGCCGCAGGACCCCCGCGGCTGGGTGCTGCTGGCGGAGGCGGAGCTGCGCAGCAACCAGATGGAGAAGGCGAAGGTGGCCTTGGCCCGGGCCAAGGAGCTTGATCCGAACAACGCCGGCATCTGGTTCGCCGAGGGATCCCTGGCGCTGCGGGACGGCAAGCCCCAGGACGCCATCGGCCTGCTGCGGCGGGGCCTGGAGCTGGACAGCAAGAACGCCGGCGCCTACTTCGATCTCGGCAACGCCCAGATCCTGCTGGGCAACACCCAGGAAGCCCTGGGCTCGTTCGAGCGGGCGTCGGGGCTGCGCAAGGACTTCTGGGAAGCGATCAACAACCAGGGGCTGGTGCTCTACGAGAGCGGCCGCACCGCCGACGCCATCGGCCGCTGGCAGCGGGTGCTGAAGATCAAGCCGGACATCGCCGAGACCTCCCTGGCCCTGGCGGCGGCCCTGTTCGAGCGGGGACCGGCGGAGCGGGCCCAGGCCCTGAAGCTGGCCGAGACCGCCCTGGCGGAGGAGCCCAATTACGTCAAGGAGACGTTCCAGAAGGAGCAGCTGTGGGGGCCGAAGCTGCGGGCGGTGACCGCCCAGCTGCTGGCCCTGCCGGAGCTGAAGGCGGCGGTGGAGCGGGCCCTGGCCAATGCCACCGACGGTGACGGCGGCAGCAGCGACGAGTCCTGA
- a CDS encoding DNA gyrase/topoisomerase IV subunit A — MPDERVQPIALHQEMQRSYLEYAMSVIVGRALPDVRDGLKPVQRRILYAMHELGLTPDRPYRKCARVVGDVLGKYHPHGDQAVYDALVRLVQTFASRHPLLDGHGNFGSVDDDPPAAMRYTETRLAPIANEAMLDEIGSDTVDFAPNFDGSQQEPTVLPAQLPFLLLNGCTGIAVGMATSIPPHNLGEVVEALIALIRKPDLAEEKLLAMVPGPDFPTGGEVLLGSGVRDTYATGRGSIPMRGVAHIEEVQPGKGRHRRGAVVVTELPYQLSKAGWIEKLAEQVNDGKIGGIADIRDESDREGMRVVIELRRDAEPQKVLEELQRRTALQSNFGAILLTLVNGQPQQLNLRQMLQQFLEYRELTIIRRTNHALKRCEDRLEVVQGLIKALDDLKRVIDMISEARDAATARASLQVHLDLSERQADAVLAMPLRRLTGLEQDGLRKEAADLEQERTRLRHLLDDRGTLLETMVSELKGLKKRYATPRRTRLVEGGDALVAQRAAAVRPNTELQRQQAFEALAGDGRLLIQTDGAVRIVTPQMLGRLHLDQAAELGELPPPARLILPVAEQPALLAFSAGGKVALLRWEFAGQNPGRLERFLPDSLHGETVVQVLPLPQPPSGSIGLLSTDGRFKRLPIEDFLELSGRPATVLKLKEGVALQRVVPCREGEDLVVATSTGRMLRLAVNDTNLPVLGRTAQGPMLLRLLPGERVVGAARAAAGGDVLLASRRGQVKRLQLESLRPCQRGAMGQIGLRFLERDDILVDLQAGDAGVVGVTLEGPEGRSLRLSADQLPAEDCGGSGLALELKAGDAVRELVPLLGGA, encoded by the coding sequence ATGCCGGACGAGCGCGTCCAACCGATCGCGCTGCATCAGGAGATGCAGCGCTCCTACCTCGAGTACGCGATGAGCGTGATCGTGGGGCGGGCCCTGCCGGACGTCCGCGACGGGCTCAAGCCGGTGCAGCGGCGCATCCTCTATGCGATGCACGAGCTGGGGCTGACCCCGGACCGGCCCTACCGCAAGTGCGCCCGCGTGGTGGGCGATGTGCTCGGCAAGTACCACCCACACGGCGATCAGGCCGTCTACGACGCCCTGGTGCGGCTGGTGCAGACCTTCGCCAGCCGCCACCCGCTCCTGGACGGCCACGGCAACTTCGGCTCGGTGGACGACGACCCGCCGGCCGCGATGCGGTACACGGAAACCCGGCTGGCGCCGATCGCCAACGAGGCGATGCTCGATGAGATCGGCAGCGACACGGTCGATTTCGCCCCCAACTTCGACGGCTCCCAGCAGGAGCCGACGGTGCTGCCGGCCCAGCTGCCCTTCCTGCTGCTCAACGGCTGCACCGGCATCGCCGTGGGCATGGCCACCAGCATCCCGCCCCACAACCTCGGCGAGGTGGTGGAGGCCCTGATCGCCCTGATCCGCAAGCCCGACCTGGCGGAGGAGAAGCTGCTGGCGATGGTGCCGGGCCCGGATTTCCCCACCGGCGGCGAGGTGCTGCTGGGCAGCGGCGTGCGCGACACCTACGCCACCGGCCGGGGCAGCATCCCGATGCGGGGCGTGGCCCACATCGAGGAGGTGCAGCCCGGCAAGGGGCGCCACCGCCGCGGCGCCGTGGTGGTGACGGAACTGCCCTACCAGCTGAGCAAGGCGGGCTGGATCGAGAAGCTGGCCGAGCAGGTGAACGACGGCAAGATCGGCGGCATCGCCGACATCCGCGACGAGAGCGACCGCGAGGGGATGCGGGTGGTGATCGAGCTGCGGCGCGACGCCGAACCCCAGAAGGTGCTGGAGGAACTGCAGCGGCGCACGGCCCTGCAGAGCAACTTCGGCGCCATCCTGCTGACGCTGGTGAACGGCCAGCCCCAGCAGCTGAACCTGCGTCAGATGCTGCAGCAGTTCCTGGAGTACCGGGAGCTGACGATCATCCGGCGCACCAACCATGCGCTGAAGCGCTGCGAGGACCGCCTTGAGGTGGTGCAGGGGCTGATCAAGGCCCTCGACGACCTCAAGCGCGTGATCGACATGATCAGCGAGGCGCGGGATGCCGCCACGGCCCGGGCCAGCCTGCAGGTGCACCTGGACCTGAGCGAGCGCCAGGCCGATGCGGTGCTGGCGATGCCGCTGCGGCGGCTCACGGGCCTGGAGCAGGACGGGCTGCGCAAGGAAGCGGCGGATCTGGAACAGGAGCGCACCCGGCTGCGGCACCTGCTCGACGACCGCGGCACGCTGCTCGAAACGATGGTCAGCGAGCTCAAGGGGCTGAAGAAGCGCTATGCCACCCCGCGCCGCACCCGGCTGGTGGAGGGGGGCGACGCCCTGGTGGCCCAGCGGGCGGCGGCGGTGCGGCCCAACACCGAGCTGCAGCGGCAGCAGGCCTTCGAGGCCCTGGCCGGCGATGGCCGGCTGCTGATCCAGACCGACGGGGCGGTGCGGATCGTCACCCCCCAGATGCTGGGCCGGCTGCATCTGGATCAGGCGGCCGAGCTGGGGGAGCTGCCGCCGCCGGCGCGGCTGATCCTGCCGGTGGCCGAGCAGCCGGCGTTGCTGGCCTTCAGCGCCGGCGGCAAGGTGGCCCTGCTGCGCTGGGAATTCGCCGGCCAGAACCCCGGCAGGCTGGAGCGCTTCCTGCCCGACAGCCTGCACGGGGAGACGGTGGTGCAGGTGCTGCCGCTGCCCCAGCCGCCGTCGGGAAGCATCGGGCTGCTGAGCACCGATGGGCGCTTCAAGCGCCTGCCGATCGAGGACTTCCTGGAGCTCTCGGGCCGGCCCGCCACGGTGCTGAAGCTGAAGGAGGGGGTGGCCCTGCAGCGGGTGGTGCCCTGCCGGGAGGGGGAGGATCTGGTGGTGGCCACCAGCACCGGACGGATGCTGCGGCTGGCGGTCAACGACACCAACCTGCCGGTGCTGGGCCGCACCGCCCAGGGGCCGATGCTGCTGCGGCTGCTGCCGGGCGAGCGGGTGGTGGGGGCGGCGCGGGCAGCCGCCGGCGGCGACGTGCTGCTGGCCAGCCGCCGCGGCCAGGTGAAGCGGCTGCAGCTCGAGAGCCTGCGCCCCTGCCAGCGGGGCGCCATGGGCCAGATCGGCCTGCGCTTCCTGGAGCGCGACGACATCCTGGTGGACCTGCAGGCGGGCGATGCCGGCGTGGTCGGAGTGACGCTGGAAGGCCCCGAGGGCCGCAGCCTGCGGCTGAGCGCCGACCAGCTGCCAGCGGAGGACTGCGGCGGTTCCGGCCTGGCGCTGGAGTTGAAGGCCGGCGATGCGGTGCGGGAACTCGTGCCGCTGCTCGGGGGGGCCTAG
- a CDS encoding 4Fe-4S dicluster domain-containing protein, with protein MHKFVPPTGPGDVLADRRRLWILGASRLAFTIAVAIATHTVFPLLRWMQHRRIRSGDVIWLEDMPGPPQSQRFDHLAFVPADITPNPGPVRKRARFMKVEYPAAAYPFAFRQPPISGNAINGLGEERPRRPDHVFFGDSYKRAWGKLDWYFQVMEPTAIHRLIVRMFWQDRARVGPVAPTVTTLGTPEEASAHIKALATRIGAGLVGITRLRPEFCYHDSNPDFTYAIAIGVPMDREEMLHTPSERSNQQIMRTYLDVNRVAIRLAHAIRALGYPAQASTNLAPGSSTEVLHVPIAIAAGLGQLGKHGSMITPEFGSNVRLATVLTDLPLAVDQPRDIGVDDLCAHCRICETNCPPHALFPEKQLVRGQRRWYVNFDKCAPYFAETRGCGICIEVCPWSTPGKGQELMRTLLERREGAGGAART; from the coding sequence ATGCACAAGTTCGTTCCACCCACAGGACCTGGGGACGTCCTCGCCGATCGCCGCCGGCTCTGGATCCTGGGGGCCAGTCGCCTGGCCTTCACCATTGCGGTGGCGATCGCCACCCACACCGTGTTTCCCCTGCTGCGCTGGATGCAGCATCGCCGGATTCGCAGCGGCGATGTGATCTGGCTGGAGGACATGCCGGGGCCACCCCAGAGCCAGCGCTTCGACCATCTGGCCTTTGTGCCGGCTGACATCACCCCCAATCCCGGTCCGGTCCGCAAACGGGCGCGGTTCATGAAGGTGGAGTATCCCGCCGCCGCCTATCCCTTCGCCTTTCGCCAGCCACCCATCTCCGGGAACGCCATCAATGGCCTGGGGGAGGAGCGCCCCCGGCGGCCCGACCACGTGTTCTTCGGTGATTCCTACAAGCGGGCCTGGGGAAAGCTCGACTGGTACTTCCAGGTGATGGAGCCCACCGCCATTCATCGGCTGATCGTGCGGATGTTCTGGCAGGACCGGGCCCGGGTCGGGCCTGTGGCACCCACCGTCACCACCCTCGGCACTCCCGAAGAGGCCTCCGCCCACATCAAGGCCCTGGCCACCCGGATCGGCGCCGGATTGGTGGGCATCACCCGCCTGCGTCCGGAGTTCTGCTACCACGACTCCAACCCTGACTTCACCTACGCCATTGCAATCGGCGTGCCGATGGATCGCGAGGAGATGCTGCACACCCCCAGTGAGCGCTCCAATCAACAGATCATGCGGACCTACCTGGACGTGAACCGGGTGGCGATCCGGCTGGCCCACGCCATCCGTGCCCTGGGCTATCCGGCCCAGGCGTCCACCAATCTGGCGCCGGGTTCCAGCACGGAGGTGCTGCATGTGCCCATCGCCATCGCGGCCGGCCTTGGCCAGCTGGGCAAGCACGGCTCGATGATCACGCCCGAATTCGGCTCGAATGTCCGTCTGGCCACCGTGCTCACGGATCTGCCCCTGGCCGTCGATCAACCGAGGGACATCGGTGTGGACGACCTCTGCGCCCACTGCCGGATCTGTGAAACCAACTGCCCCCCGCACGCGCTGTTCCCGGAAAAGCAGCTGGTGCGTGGCCAGCGGCGCTGGTATGTGAATTTCGACAAGTGCGCTCCCTACTTCGCCGAAACCCGCGGCTGCGGCATCTGCATCGAGGTCTGCCCCTGGAGCACACCCGGTAAGGGCCAGGAGCTGATGCGCACCCTGCTCGAACGTCGGGAGGGGGCCGGGGGCGCTGCCCGGACCTGA
- a CDS encoding TetR/AcrR family transcriptional regulator: protein MAPDSQPRDRLLSAARELFFQHGFARVSTDALVKAASVSKATLYKHFPSMESVLRAVVEREVDGFERGVPITVGTAAAFRAALVQYGTNLLDFLNQPDIIRFAQLMFEEARGNTGLAGDFYDSAYGRTQNDLAQLIQQGLDRGDLRSSLPAVELAEQLLGLWEGFGFIRALLGLTPRPFPDPEAWSEACVGTFLAGQGSAQPQGDDPTPS from the coding sequence ATGGCCCCCGACTCGCAACCCCGAGACCGCCTCCTCTCGGCCGCCCGGGAGCTGTTCTTTCAGCATGGTTTCGCCAGGGTGTCCACCGATGCCCTGGTGAAGGCGGCGTCGGTTTCGAAGGCCACGCTCTACAAGCATTTCCCCAGCATGGAGTCCGTGCTTCGGGCCGTTGTCGAGCGTGAGGTGGATGGGTTCGAGCGGGGGGTTCCCATCACGGTGGGCACCGCGGCAGCGTTCCGCGCCGCCCTGGTGCAGTACGGCACCAACCTGCTCGACTTTCTCAACCAGCCCGACATCATCCGGTTCGCCCAGCTGATGTTCGAGGAGGCGCGCGGCAATACGGGACTGGCCGGCGACTTCTACGACTCCGCCTACGGGCGCACCCAGAACGACCTGGCCCAGCTGATCCAGCAGGGCCTCGACCGCGGCGACCTGCGCTCCAGCCTCCCGGCCGTAGAGCTGGCCGAGCAACTGCTGGGCCTGTGGGAGGGCTTCGGCTTCATCCGTGCCCTGCTCGGCCTCACGCCGCGGCCGTTCCCCGACCCCGAGGCCTGGAGCGAGGCCTGCGTGGGCACCTTTCTGGCGGGCCAGGGTTCCGCCCAGCCGCAGGGCGACGACCCCACCCCTTCCTGA